Genomic DNA from Alphaproteobacteria bacterium:
ATCCCCAGAAGTCCTTAAAAAGCCTCAATCGGGACATCCCGATATTCTACCGCCCCCGAGCCTTCCTCCTCTCTCTTACTCAGATTCAGAACCTCCCACGCCAATTACACCGATTACACCCCCTCATCCAGTTATAGTTCCTAAACCACCCCCGATTGTAGTGCCCTTTACACATCCCAAACCGATTCCACCAACCAAGCCAATCAAAAAAACTCAACAAAAAGGACCTGGAGATTTCACCAAGAGAGAAGTTGTTAAGATGTCCGAGAGTTTGAACAGCTCTCTTACCACCCACCAAGAACAAATATCCCACCTTTTAACTCAAAATCCTGCAAAACTTTCTGAAGAAAATCTTCATCAGTTTGTTCAGGATGCGAAAATTGGACTTCAAATGGGACGTAATGTAAGTCATGATATACAGGCTTTTAGAGATACAATTATTCCTGCACATATAGAATTTTATCGTCAGAAAATTGCAATTGATACTTCAGATTTTCCAGAAAAATTGCCTAAAATAAAAAATTACTTTTCAGAAAAAACAGTTGCTCCAGACAATTTGAAAAGCCATGCACAAAAAATGATACACCTGACACAACTCTATGACGCAGCAATTCAAAAAGAACAGGCAAGTCCCCCTCTACAAGTAAAACAGCTACCTGAGTACTCACCTAACACAGCAAATCAACATATTGAAAGTGCTAATGAAAGCATAAAAACCTTTGATGCACAGAAAACTGCTTTGGAAAAACAACAAGACGCGTACAATAAGGATGCGAAAAAATTTGCTAGTTTAAAAAGAAAAGCTAAGACCGCAAAAGAAAGAACCCGCTTAGATTCTAAATTCAAGCTAGCTAAAAAAATGCATGATTTAGGAAAGTCCACCATAAGCTATTTGGATACGGCCAAAGTAAAAACTGAGGGCATAAAAAACAAACTTGAAGGTATGAATATGGATAGTAGCGTCGTAACAGAAAGATCCACGACACAAGTACTAGATGATGCTATCGCCCATAGAAACAAAATGTATCAACACAGACTTAGTTTAGAAGATGAGATAGAAAAGGAAGATGACGCTTCTGCTAAGGATAATCTCGATGAACAAATTCGGGAATTGAGGGTCGGTCATGAAAACTTATCTCGTGGGATAGCCTCTCTGTCGCAAGCACGACGCTCCCTTTTTGGAAAAAATAGTACAGTGAAGCGTTTTATAGATAGATATAGGCCTATCAGATAGAACTGCAAGGATCCACTCATTCTAGTGTTGCAAACCCTTCCCTTTTCTAATCACGCTACAAATAATGCTTGATCCAAAATCATTCCCCATTAAATACGATTTCATTTTGTGTTAGGATAAATGTAAATAATAATAAAAAATAAGCTTTACGGCAGGGACGCTTTGACTACTTTGAAGGAACAAGTTACTCAAACTCATGCTACCCATGAAAAGCTACAAAAGACTAACCGGCTTTTGGCGCAATTTGCCATGGCCTCTCATAAATCTGCAAAAGATTTGAATCACATCACAAAGACAATCTGGCAGGAAAAATTCTATCGGGAAACAACCGAACTAAACCGTTATACTTCTCAACTGGCAGAAAATCTTATGATGGCCCGCTCTGAACAGGATCACGCGATGATCAAGCTTTTAGAAGGCCATGTTGCTGCTATTAAAAACACCCAAAAAGATCTCAGGAGGATCTTGACGTTGCTGAACTCTCAGCCCCTTTAAGAGACTGCATATATGCCTTCCAAAGGCGTGCCGGAATCTTACCCCCCGTAATTTTGTTCATGGGTTTTCCCAAATCATGTCCCATCCAAATACCTGTTGTTAAATGGGAAGTATATCCAATATACCAGGCATCTCGATAGGATTGGCTTGTGCCCGTCTTTGAGGCGCCGCGAAGGCCTTCCACCCGTCCACCCTTCCCTGTTCCATACTCCATAACGGCATTTAAAAGGCCATCCATGGACTGGGCAACGTGGGAAGACAAAAGACGCTTGCGGGAGACTGACTCCCGTTTATATAAGACAACCCCCGACCGATCTCGCACTTGAAGGATGCCATAGGGCTCTACTTGATATCCCCCATTGGAGACCACAGAAAAGGCCCCCGTAAGTTCTAATAGGGTGACGTCCGAACTCCCCAGAGCCATTGTCAGATCGTCAGCCATAGGATGTTTCACGCCCAGGCGATTTGCCATTTCTTTGATGGGCGCCACCTTGATTTGATGGGCAAAACGCACCGCCGCTGTATTCACGGAATAGGCAAAGGCATCCTTTAGGCTGATTTCTCCTCTAGATTTCCATCCATAGTTCTTTGGGCGCCAGTTACCAAAACGTACCGGACCATCCTTCACAGGCGTTTTATAGTCCAACCCGGCTTCCAAAGCGGCCAAGTACACAAAGAACTTGAATATGGATCCCGACTGACGCAAAGCCTGAGTCGCCCGGTTAAATTGTGTCTTTCCATAGGCATTGCCCCCCACCATGGCCCGCACAGCACCATCAGGACTCATAGAAAGCAAGGCCACTTGCTCGTCTTCCAATTTAAAGTCCTTTAAGCCCTGGGCCAAAGCTTTATCGGCCTTCTTTTGTAACGGAGGGTCTAAGGTCGTCACCACCACTAAATCCCGATTCATATCACTTACATAAAGAGGGAGCTCATCAACAATCCAATCGGTAAAATAGCGTACGCCTTCGATTTTCTCTGGCATTTTCTTAAGCTGAAGGCCCTGATCTAGGGCCGCTTCCTTGGTTTGCTCTGAAATAAATCCAACATCCACCATTTTCATCAACACCACCTTTGCCCGTTTCAAAGCCAACTCTGGATTGGAGGCTGGTGAATACCGAGACGGCGCCTTAAGGAGCCCCGCCAAAACAGCAGATTCCAACAGGGTCAAAAAGCGCACTGGCTTGTTGAAATAAGTCTGGGCAGCCGCTTCAAATCCAAAGGCCCCCCGTCCCAAATAAACGCGATTAAGGTAAATGCTTAATATCTGATCCTTGGTAAATTTATGCTCTAACCAGAACGCCAATATCACTTCTTGGACTTTTCGTCGAATGGATCGATTGGAAGACAAAAACACATTCTTGGCCAATTGCTGGGTTAATGTGCTGCCGCCTTGAACCACACGCCCTTCCCGAATGTTCGTATAAAAGGCACGCAACAGGCCAAAAAAATCCAACCCCCAATGATCATAGAATCGGTGGTCTTCTATAGCAAAAATAGCTTGCAATAAGCTAGTTGGAGCATCCTCTACTTTAAGAGGCCTGCCAGAGGTCTCTCCATAGAT
This window encodes:
- a CDS encoding PBP1A family penicillin-binding protein, which produces MSNKDPNSGKSSVQKVKSPKRASPKKKKGKPFKWGVVRIGLILFIWASVIGTATLGWYAYDLPDIRHLKPGTRRASISLLTTEGQTLAIYGETSGRPLKVEDAPTSLLQAIFAIEDHRFYDHWGLDFFGLLRAFYTNIREGRVVQGGSTLTQQLAKNVFLSSNRSIRRKVQEVILAFWLEHKFTKDQILSIYLNRVYLGRGAFGFEAAAQTYFNKPVRFLTLLESAVLAGLLKAPSRYSPASNPELALKRAKVVLMKMVDVGFISEQTKEAALDQGLQLKKMPEKIEGVRYFTDWIVDELPLYVSDMNRDLVVVTTLDPPLQKKADKALAQGLKDFKLEDEQVALLSMSPDGAVRAMVGGNAYGKTQFNRATQALRQSGSIFKFFVYLAALEAGLDYKTPVKDGPVRFGNWRPKNYGWKSRGEISLKDAFAYSVNTAAVRFAHQIKVAPIKEMANRLGVKHPMADDLTMALGSSDVTLLELTGAFSVVSNGGYQVEPYGILQVRDRSGVVLYKRESVSRKRLLSSHVAQSMDGLLNAVMEYGTGKGGRVEGLRGASKTGTSQSYRDAWYIGYTSHLTTGIWMGHDLGKPMNKITGGKIPARLWKAYMQSLKGAESSATSRSS